Proteins from a single region of Antechinus flavipes isolate AdamAnt ecotype Samford, QLD, Australia chromosome 2, AdamAnt_v2, whole genome shotgun sequence:
- the MRPL46 gene encoding 39S ribosomal protein L46, mitochondrial: MAAPVRRVLYGAARGLGRPWRPRTFCAAAAAAAAPGRSAVAPSGGSPWRLLGALCLQRPPIISQPLTPLQVEMAELLQQIEVEKSRYSDHEMRALEEIRKLERKKADIYDSDDDDDEKEILLTQDLEDTWEQTFLQFKPHPRVTEADQKNDRTSLHRKLDQNLVLLVKEKIGDQETWILPHAEWQIGETLRETAERVLAILSQNSMEAKFLGNAPCGYYKFKFPQAFRTENNIGAKVFFFKALLQNGDLSHARNKDDHVWVSKEELADYLKPKYLAQVRRFFMDI, from the exons atggCGGCCCCCGTGAGGAGGGTGTTGTACGGCGCGGCGCGAGGCTTGGGGCGGCCGTGGCGCCCGCGGACCTTTTGtgcagcagccgccgccgccgctgccccTGGCAGGAGCGCGGTCGCCCCGAGCGGCGGGTCTCCGTGGCGCCTACTGGGGGCGTTGTGTCTGCAGAGGCCTCCGATTATCTCGCAGCCTCTGACCCCTCTGCAGGTGGAGATGGCCGAACTGCTGCAGCAG ATTGAGGTGGAAAAAAGCCGATATTCGGACCATGAGATGCGTGCCTTGGAAGAAATACGGAAACTGGAGAGGAAGAAAGCTGACATTTATGactctgatgatgatgatgatgaaaaagaaattttgttaacaCAAGATTTGGAAGACACATGGGAGCAGACATTCTTGCAGTTCAAACCTCATCCTCGGGTAACag AAGCTGATCAAAAAAATGACCGAACCTCATTGCATAGAAAGTTAGACCAAAACCTGGTACTtttggtcaaagagaaaataggagaTCAGGAAACGTGGATACTACCACATGCAGAATGGCAGATTGGGGAGACTTTGCGTGAAACTGCTGAGCGGGTTCTTGCTATTCTCTCAC AAAATAGTATGGAAGCCAAATTCCTAGGAAACGCGCCCTGTGGTTATTACAAGTTTAAGTTTCCTCAGGCTTTTCGGACAGAGAACAACATAGGAGCCAAAGTGTTCTTTTTCAAAGCTTTACTACAAAATGGAGATCTCTCCCATGCCAGGAATAAGGATGACCATGTTTGGGTCAGCAAGGAGGAACTGGCTGACTACCTGAAACCAAAATATTTGGCACAGGTTAGGAGATTTTTTATGGACATCTGA
- the MRPS11 gene encoding 28S ribosomal protein S11, mitochondrial produces the protein MQVLRTTGQRFFLPLRTCSHALGARNDAPARAIHTDTQRLQGAVEKTVVETEVEPGSAQKPSKFNIFPPAPDQESSLTWGGKKYEEIPIAHIKATYNNTHIQVVSSRNESFALTTCGTEGFRNAKKATGIAAQTAGIVAAVKASSKGVMHVRVVVKGLGPGRFSAIKGLTMGGLEVISITDNTPIPHNGCRPKKVRRL, from the exons ATGCAAGTCTTGAGGACCACCGGTCAGCGCTTCTTCTTACCCCTGCGGACCTGCTCGCACGCTTTGGG GGCTCGGAACGATGCTCCGGCTCGCGCCATCCACACGGACACGCAGAGGCTCCAGGGGGCTGTGGAGAAGACAGTTGTGGAAACAGAAGTAGAGCCGGGGAGTGCCCAGAAACCCAGCAAGTTCAA catttttcctCCAGCCCCGGACCAGGAGAGTTCCTTGACATGGGGAGgcaagaaatatgaagaaatccCAATAGCTCACATTAAAGCAACATATAACAA CACACACATACAGGTGGTCTCTTCCAGGAATGAGTCATTTGCCCTAACGACTTGTGGCACTGAAGGGTTCAGAAATGCAAAAAAGGCCACAGGGATTGCAGCACAAACTGCAGGCATTGTTGCAGCAGTG AAAGCATCATCGAAGGGAGTGATGCATGTCAGAGTGGTGGTGAAAGGCCTGGGACCAGGGCGCTTC TCTGCTATCAAGGGGTTAACCATGGGAGGCCTGGAGGTGATCTCAATCACAGACAATACCCCCATTCCACACAATGGTTGCCGCCCCAAAAAAGTCCGAAGGCTATGA
- the DET1 gene encoding DET1 homolog codes for MMDHDVPTIKPRRIQNQNVIHRLERRRISSGKAGTHWHQVRVFHQNVFPNYTVVNVEKPPCFLRKFSPDGRFFIAFSSDQTSLEIYEYQGCQAAEDLLQGYEGEILANGNDQRSVNIRGRLFERFFVLLHITNVAANGEHLNRECSLFTDDCRCVIVGSAAYLPEEPHPPFYEVYRNSESVTPNPRSPLEDYSLHIIDLHTGRLCDTRTFKCDKVILSHNQGLYLYKNILAILSVQQQTIHVFQVTPEGTFIDVRTIGRFCYEDDLLTLSAVYPEVQRDSQTGMANPYKEPFINSLKHRLLVYLWRRAEQDGSAMAKRRFFQYFDQLRQLRMWKMQLLDENHLFIKYTSEDVVTLRVTDPSQPSFFVVYNMVTTEVIAVFENTSDELLELFENFCDLFRNATLHSEAVQFPCSASSNNFARQIQRRFKDTIVNAKYGGHTEAVRRLLGQLPISAQSYSGSPYLDLSLFSYDDKWVSVMERPKTCGDHPIRFYARDSGLLKFEIQAGLLGRPINHTVRRLVAFTFHPFEPFAISVQRTNAEYVVNFHMRHSCT; via the exons ATGATGGATCATGATGTTCCAACAATCAAACCTCGAAGAATCCAGAACCAAAATGTTATCCATCGCTTGGAGCGTCGGCGCATCAGTTCAGGCAAGGCTGGTACTCATTGGCACCAGGTTCGAGTTTTCCACCAGAATGTCTTCCCCAACTATACCGTGGTTAATGTGGAAAAACCACCTTGCTTCCTGCGAAAATTTTCACCTGATGGACGCTTCTTTATTGCCTTTTCTTCAGACCAGACATCACTGGAGATTTATGAGTACCAGGGCTGCCAAGCAGCAGAGGACCTACTGCAGGGTTATGAGGGTGAAATTTTGGCCAATGGCAATGACCAGAGGTCAGTCAACATCCGAGGCCGACTTTTTGAACGCTTCTTTGTTTTGCTACATATCACCAATGTAGCTGCTAATGGTGAACATCTAAATCGTGAGTGTAGCCTCTTCACAGATGACTGCCGTTGTGTCATTGTAGGTTCAGCCGCCTACCTCCCTGAAGAACCTCACCCTCCTTTTTATGAAGTATATCGCAACAGTGAGTCAGTGACACCAAATCCCCGCTCCCCTTTGGAGGATTATTCCCTTCACATCATTGATCTTCACACTGGCAGATTGTGTGATACCCGCACATTCAAATGTGATAAAGTGATCTTGTCCCATAATCAAGGGCTATACTTATATAAGAACATACTAGCCATTCTTTCAGTACAGCAGCAGACTATTCATGTCTTCCAGGTCACTCCTGAGGGCACCTTTATTGATGTGCGTACCATTGGTCGATTCTGCTATGAAGATGACTTGCTCACCCTATCAGCTGTCTACCCTGAGGTACAGCGAGACAGCCAAACAGGCATGGCCAACCCCTACAAGGAGCCTTTCATTAATTCCCTAAAACACCGACTGTTGGTATACTTGTGGCGCCGGGCGGAGCAGGATGGTAGTGCCATGGCCAAGAGGCGTTTCTTCCAGTATTTTGACCAGCTACGACAGTTACGCATGTGGAAGATGCAGCTTCTAGATGAAAATCACCTCTTTATCAAGTACACTAGTGAAGATGTAGTGACACTACGGGTCACGGACCCATCACAG cCTTCCTTCTTTGTTGTGTATAATATGGTGACTACAGAGGTGATAGCAGTGTTTGAGAACACCTCAGATGAGTTGCTGGAACTCTTTGAGAATTTCTGTGACCTCTTCCGCAATGCTACTCTTCACAGTGAAGCTGTCCAGTTTCCCTGTTCAGCTTCTAGCAACAACTTTGCAAGGCAGATCCAGCGCCG GTTTAAAGACACTATTGTAAATGCAAAATATGGAGGACATACAGAGGCAGTACGGCGGCTGCTTGGTCAGCTCCCCATCAGCGCCCAGTCATACAGTGGCAGTCCCTACCTCGATTTGTCTCTCTTCAGCTACGATGATAAGTGGGTGTCAGTCATGGAGCGGCCCAAGACTTGTGGAGATCACCCGATCAG gTTCTATGCCCGGGATTCTGGTCTGCTCAAGTTTGAGATCCAGGCAGGCCTGCTGGGTCGCCCCATCAACCACACAGTCAGACGCCTGGTCGCCTTTACCTTCCACCCTTTTGAGCCCTTTGCCATTTCAGTACAAAGGACTAATGCTGAATATGTTGTCAACTTCCACATGCGACACAGCTGCACATAG